The following are encoded together in the Flavihumibacter fluvii genome:
- a CDS encoding DNA/RNA non-specific endonuclease, which translates to MPYKDNFISGYTIPLPIVGDESLLVPLRNGNGYVLDYHHHSVVMNRQRKMAFFTASNIDGESWQPIDRSGDFEKDTHQVDAGFQLGEELYAAISKTANKENDFDQGHLTSFQEVLWGETSEKQRAGADTFYFTNCVPQHSLLNKGAWRSLEQFVTKKAADRNNLSVAVLTGPVMLPGDPYFIKQVNGEFIKVPCAFWKIIYYQSDNRLKAVGFMMSHKNLLLEDQTVTYDRQDVEDRSLVEVEDIFMEFPKAATYQVKVEFIEQVTGLGFFLKGVDLPFRQNESKEIIFKRIEVEANRGFEGASFIDTPSPFELEGLVL; encoded by the coding sequence ATGCCTTATAAAGACAATTTTATATCCGGTTATACCATACCACTTCCCATCGTCGGGGATGAATCCTTGCTGGTGCCCCTCAGGAATGGAAATGGGTATGTACTGGATTACCATCACCATAGCGTGGTCATGAACCGGCAAAGGAAAATGGCTTTTTTTACCGCTTCCAATATTGATGGCGAAAGCTGGCAACCAATAGACCGAAGCGGGGATTTTGAAAAGGACACGCACCAGGTTGATGCAGGCTTCCAATTGGGTGAAGAATTGTATGCGGCCATTTCAAAAACGGCTAATAAGGAAAATGATTTTGACCAGGGTCACCTCACCTCCTTCCAGGAAGTCCTTTGGGGGGAAACCTCGGAGAAACAACGCGCGGGTGCCGATACTTTTTATTTCACCAACTGCGTGCCCCAGCATTCTTTACTGAACAAAGGCGCCTGGCGATCATTGGAACAGTTTGTGACTAAAAAAGCTGCCGACCGGAACAATCTTTCTGTCGCTGTTTTAACGGGCCCGGTAATGCTTCCAGGCGATCCTTATTTTATTAAGCAGGTGAACGGTGAATTTATTAAGGTCCCCTGTGCCTTCTGGAAGATCATTTATTATCAGTCGGACAACAGGCTGAAGGCGGTTGGCTTCATGATGAGCCATAAGAACCTTTTGCTGGAAGATCAAACCGTTACGTATGACAGGCAGGATGTTGAAGATAGATCACTGGTTGAGGTGGAAGATATTTTCATGGAGTTTCCGAAAGCGGCCACCTACCAGGTGAAAGTGGAATTCATTGAACAAGTGACCGGATTGGGTTTTTTTCTTAAGGGAGTGGATCTGCCTTTCCGGCAAAATGAAAGTAAGGAGATCATTTTTAAGCGGATTGAAGTGGAAGCAAACCGTGGATTTGAAGGGGCTTCCTTTATCGATACCCCATCGCCCTTTGAACTCGAAGGACTTGTGCTTTGA